One Gadus morhua chromosome 1, gadMor3.0, whole genome shotgun sequence DNA segment encodes these proteins:
- the hdhd3 gene encoding haloacid dehalogenase-like hydrolase domain-containing protein 3, translated as MRGPLQCVLWDVKDTLLKVRMSVGQQYCMEARRAGLDLKTSEVDVAFRQAYQHCSRRYPNYGITQGMDGQSWWMKVVRDTFSRCKVQDPTLLNTMALNLYNDFCNPENWEVFPDCQKALESCSSLGLTLGVVSNFDRRLEGILQACGLLTHFSFLVTSEEAGVAKPDPAIFEQALQRCGVAASNTAHIGDHYLMDYLSSRSLGIHGYLLDRQNKYTNSDIPSEHRIGSLDELPMRLQHFMD; from the exons ATGCGCGGCCCTTTGCAGTGCGTGTTGTGGGACGTGAAAGACACGCTGCTTAAGGTGCGCATGTCGGTGGGTCAGCAGTACTGCATGGAGGCTCGCAGAGCGGGCCTGGACCTGAAAACATCTGAGGTGGACGTGGCCTTCCGGCAGGCCTATCAGCACTGCTCCCGCCGCTACCCCAACTACGGCATCACACAGGGCATGGATGGGCAGTCCTGGTGGATGAAGGTTGTGCGGGATACTTTCTCACGGTGCAAGGTTCAAGACCCCACCCTGTTGAACACCATGGCTCTGAACCTCTACAATGACTTCTGCAATCCAGAGAACTGGGAG GTGTTCCCCGACTGCCAGAAGGCTCTGGAGAGCTGCTCCTCTCTGGGCCTGACGCTGGGTGTGGTCTCCAACTTCGACCGGCGCCTGGAGGGCATCCTACAGGCGTGCGGCCTGCTGACCCACTTCAGCTTCCTGGTGACCTCCGAGGAAGCGGGCGTTGCCAAGCCCGACCCCGCCATCTTCGAGCAGGCGCTGCAGAGGTGCGGTGTGGCGGCGTCCAACACCGCCCACATCGGGGACCACTACCTGATGGACTACCTCAGCTCCCGCTCCCTGGGAATCCACGGCTATCTGCTGGACCGCCAGAACAAGTACACAAACTCGGACATCCCCTCGGAGCACCGCATCGGCTCGCTGGATGAGCTGCCTATGCGGCTGCAGCACTTCATGGACTAA
- the rab44 gene encoding uncharacterized protein rab44: protein MSIRRPRKVRMGSSRRHLDRTSLLAHDVTPETQTDPLSITAVDMESVNSEHGNQLHFKEPISETLHETSEGLAFASEKCGSLIHPPTTFEIDSHSNQFRSVSPKPSQPQNEFMSGNRNENAGMSWTNDLTREQCREFSANIKESQMGMLPYESCEKTTLQISKPGDDTHKVSQHPRLNSSLYSSPCQPLTGDLSNSKQSSDSIIHKEEVEREFRKEDSNNLAVSLTGTIAEGQEYLLQVEGICGDAPSLMKEHEVSNDVNPLLKQSEHPTQSVVCPLLIEIPNQKEEAEQEQITYTTTDSHDSTGNSVIVVESQPLLTMQYTLNPSSNQEITIQDNLENTKRDHIFDMSELGHNLKEKSFSQVCDSEQNSDGTALDASGLVNDVKQTEVASNQEQVRDLDMKSSMKKRRMGSSRRIGNQGKGGGEDHSGEIVESDFSSNLNKTNKYFETELKVEMKCDLESLEGGTLGTSTDKVDCLLLMPPQSEIKERGSEDIIDRVRKETYTGGHIHLSPDISHGDGDERKEDESEGKGEIVEKMEVIKIPLSKTLAEVNNQEITEKLSSPYHEENLCRAATEPQEKDISPPGAVFDLSELEHNVKEKTCSQEFEPEGHVNNEPLELIEDTAREEGEGHPIKVGALQSEYSSASAHDEYDLTFPTRSRTISFNDGSVDNPTKLPITELMEPEKNQSANEKNVTLDSKIDLKHGYNNDSNITTEFNPESEDVEPISSNVTLSDSHSIDDLAVESCLLTNMREIHPLATVPQHVPSSGEDQCYSVEMFAPTSSQLQDDSEQVGAQTSTGISHSLGITELGLIKSYHENENTNPVEMPEVENDLPQNSDGTAVDASGLDNNVKQTEVASNQEQDRDLDTKSSRKKRRMGSSRRIGNQGKVGGGDHSGEIVESDFSTDLNKTDNDFETELKVEMKCDSESLEGETLGTSTDKVDFLLLIAPQSEIKERGTEEIIEIARKEIYTGGNIHLPPVISYPDVDKRKEDEIVEKMSHPYHEEDLCRPASDPQDKDIRPPGVDVLMLVQNSLSKENAPHSLDINSSILFAPVSDIRDNDDKMDTAGQHQTALSSNVDPISGHGNHGSLQHVKDDDNHILRRRKMGSSRWTKGSATGSQEGSKKAHTTEDKEIKKDAVLSETISEGPEKVVTTEEEPNQIGSDTHQSMSEAPKILRRKLGSNNMTGRMTPIQENSKEKKEVESEVSEDRKIFKDELKLKVNKDNETERSGERSSETDVKPVNTTLNALPIELSNDLHVEGRRRKLGSQRKSRGQHRHDYPPESKDHGALIFGEHLPPTEPLSRQISGDATLTFDTLNKCDRRANCFNVVMVGSSNVGKTSFMKRIQSGSYSPDFSASIGIDTCIHALPVDGREVMLQIWDTAGQERFHSISKQIFHKGQAFLLMYDITSSVSFTDVRYWISCIQESAGEEVIMLLLGNKSDCAGREVTPSEGKLLAKEYNIDFNECSVATGEHIVSSIESLARKLTENYHKIEEDVVLQQPKKRCC from the exons ATGTCGATTCGGAGACCAAGGAAAGTACGGATGGGTTCATCCCGTCGACATCTAGACAGGACTTCATTATTGGCGCATGATGTGACCCCAGAAACCCAAACAGACCCTCTCTCCATTACGGCGGTAGACATGGAATCCGTTAATTCAGAACATGGAAACCAACTTCATTTCAAGGAACCCATTTCTGAAACACTGCATGAAACAAGCGAGGGCTTGGCATTTGCAAGTGAAAAATGTGGAAGCTTGATCCATCCACCAACCACGTTTGAGATTGACTCACACTCTAACCAGTTCCGGAGTGTTTCACCAAAACCATCTCAACCTCAAAACGAGTTCATGTCTGGAAACAGAAATGAGAATGCAGGCATGAGTTGGACAAATGACTTAACCCGAGAACAGTGTAGAGAATTCAGTGCAAATATAAAAGAGTCCCAAATGGGGATGTTGCCTTACGAAAGCTGCGAAAAAACAACGCTGCAAATATCAAAACCAGGGGATGACACTCACAAAGTCAGTCAGCATCCAAGGCTCAACAGCTCTCTGTATTCATCTCCTTGTCAGCCACTCACAGGCGACCTGTCTAATAGTAAGCAATCATCAGACAGTATTATACATAAGGAAGAAGTTGAAAGGGAATTTAGAAAAGAGGATTCCAATAATTTGGCGGTCTCCTTAACAGGAACTATTGCTGAAGGTCAGGAATACTTATTGCAGGTTGAAGGTATTTGTGGTGATGCGCCATCTCTAATGAAAGAGCACGAGGTGAGCAATGACGTGAACCCATTGTTAAAACAGTCTGAACATCCAACACAATCTGTGGTGTGTCCATTACTCATTGAAATACCCAACCAAAAAGAAGAGGCTGAACAAGAGCAGATTACTTATACCACAACCGATTCACATGATTCTACAGGCAATTCTGTAATAGTTGTTGAAAGCCAGCCCCTTCTAACCATGCAATACACTTTAAACCCCAGCTCCAACCAGGAAATTACCATACAAGATAATCTAGAAAACACAAAACGTGATCACATATTTGATATGAGTGAGCTAGGTCACAACCTGAAAGAAAAATCCTTCAGCCAAGTATGTGACTCTGAACAGAACAGTGATGGTACAGCCTTAGATGCTTCAGGTTTAGTTAACGATGTCAAACAGACTGAGGTGGCATCCAACCAAGAGCAGGTCAGGGATTTAGATATGAAATCCTCCATGAAGAAGAGAAGGATGGGTTCCAGTCGCAGGATTGGTAATCAGGGCAAAGGGGGAGGTGAAGATCACTCAGGAGAAATAGTAGAATCAGACTTTTCCTCAAATCTTAACAAGACCAACAAGTATTTTGAAACAGAGTTGAAAGTTGAGATGAAATGCGATTTAGAGTCACTTGAGGGGGGTACACTTGGAACTTCCACAGACAAAGTCGATTGTCTTTTGTTAATGCCACCTCAATCTGAGATCAAGGAAAGAGGTAGTGAGGACATAATAGATAGAGTACGAAAAGAAACATATACAGGGGGTCATATTCACTTGTCCCCAGATATTTCTCATGGTGATGGAGATGAAAGAAAAGAGGATGAATCTGAAGGAAAAGGTGAAATTGTAGAAAAGATGGAAGTGATTAAAATCCCGCTGTCCAAAACATTGGCAGAAGTAAACAACCAGGAAATCACTGAAAAATTGTCAAGTCCATACCATGAGGAAAACCTGTGCAGAGCGGCTACTGAGCCACAGGAGAAAGACATCAGCCCACCAGGTGCAGTATTTGATTTGAGTGAGCTAGAACACAACGTAAAGGAAAAAACCTGCAGCCAAGAATTTGAACCTGAAGGCCACGTAAACAATGAGCCATTGGAATTAATTGAAGACACTGCacgagaggaaggagaagggcaCCCTATAAAAGTTGGGGCTCTGCAGTCAGAATACTCCTCAGCTTCTGCCCATGATGAGTATGATCTCACATTTCCGACTAGAAGTAGGACTATATCCTTCAACGATGGGTCAGTTGATAACCCCACAAAACTACCAATTACAGAATTAATGGAACCAGAGAAGAATCAAAGTGCAAACGAAAAAAATGTCACTCTGGATTCAAAAATAGATTTGAAACATGGATACAATAATGACTCCAATATAACAACTGAGTTCAACCCAGAATCTGAAGATGTTGAGCCTATTTCAAGCAATGTCACACTAAGTGATAGTCACAGTATTGATGACTTGGCCGTAGAGAGCTGTCTATTGACTAACATGAGAGAAATACATCCTTTGGCCACAGTTCCTCAACATGTTCCCTCGTCTGGAGAGGATCAATGCTACTCAGTAGAAATGTTTGCCCCCACTTCATCACAACTACAGGACGATAGTGAACAAGTTGGAGCGCAAACGAGCACAGGGATATCACATTCATTAGGAATAACAGAACTGGGCTTAATTAAGAGTTATCAtgaaaatgaaaacacaaaccCTGTAGAGATGCCTGAGGTAGAGAATGATTTACCACAGAACAGTGATGGTACAGCAGTAGATGCTTCAGGTTTAGATAACAATGTCAAACAGACTGAGGTGGCATCAAACCAAGAGCAGGACAGGGATTTAGATACAAAATCCTccaggaagaagagaaggatgGGTTCCAGTCGCAGGATTGGTAATCAGGGCAAAGTAGGAGGTGGAGATCACTCAGGAGAAATAGTAGAATCAGACTTTTCTACAGATCTTAACAAGACTGATAATGATTTTGAAACAGAGTTGAAAGTTGAGATGAAATGTGATTCAGAGTCACTTGAGGGGGAAACACTTGGAACTTCCACAGACAAAGTCGATTTTCTTTTGTTAATAGCACCTCAATCAGAGATCAAGGAAAGGGGTACTgaggaaataatagaaatagcACGCAAAGAAATATATACAGGGGGTAATATTCACTTGCCCCCAGTAATTTCCTATCCCGATGTAGATAAAAGAAAAGAGGATGAAATTGTAGAAAAAATGTCACATCCATACCATGAGGAAGACCTGTGCAGGCCTGCTTCTGATCCACAGGACAAAGACATCAGGCCACCAGGTGTGGATGTCCTCATGCTTGTCCAGAACTCTTTGTCAAAAGAGAACGCTCCTCACAGCCTGGACATTAACAGCTCAATCCTCTTTGCTCCAGTTTCTGATATCAGGGATAATGATGACAAGATGGACACTGCAGGCCAACATCAAACTGCACTTTCATCAAATGTAGATCCTATTAGTGGCCATGGGAATCATGGGTCCCTCCAACATGTTAAAGACGATGACAACCATATTTTGAGGAGAAGAAAGATGGGTTCATCTCGCTGGACTAAAGGAAGTGCAACAGGGTCACAAGAAGGTTCAAAAAAAGCACATACAACAGAGGACAaagagataaaaaaagatgcaGTGTTATCGGAGACCATTTCTGAAGGACCTGAGAAGGTTGTGACTACTGAGGAGGAACCAAACCAGATAGGCAGTGATACGCACCAGTCAATGAGTGAAGCTCCAAAAATTTTGAGGAGGAAGCTGGGCTCCAATAATATGACCGGCAGAATGACACCAATACAAGAGAACtcaaaggagaagaaggaggttGAGAGTGAGGTCTCAGAAGATAGGAAGATATTCAAAGATGAGCTCAAATTGAAAGTAAACAAAGATAATGAGACAGAGCGGAGTGGAGAGAGAAGTTCTGAGACCGATGTAAAACCAGTGAACACAACCTTAAATGCTCTCCCTATCGAATTATCCAATGACTTACACGTTGAGGGTAGAAGAAGGAAATTAGGTTCTCAAAGGAAGTCAAGGGGACAGCACCGCCATGACTATCCACCTGAGAGTAAAGACCATGGAGCCTTGATCTTTGGAGAACACCTGCCACCTACAGAACCACTAAG TCGGCAGATAAGTGGTGATGCAACCCTTACCTTTG ATACCTTGAATAAGTGTGACCGCAGAGCCAACTGCTTCAATGTGGTGATGGTTGGGAGTAGCAATGTTGGCAAGACCTCATTCATGAAAAGGATTCAAAGCGGATCGTATTCTCCAGATTTCAGTGCCTCGATTG gCATTGATACGTGCATTCATGCATTACCAGTGGATGGGAGGGAAGTGATGCTGCAGATATGGGATACAGCAGGACAGGAACG GTTTCATAGCATCTCAAAACAGATCTTCCATAAAGGACAAGCGTTCCTGTTGATGtatgacatcacttcctccgTGAGTTTCACTGACGTCAGATACTGGATCAGCTGTATACAG GAGAGTGCTGGAGAAGAGGTCATAATGTTGCTGCTTGGTAACAAAAGTGATTGTGCAGGACGTGAGGTCACTCCATCTGAGGGAAAACTCCTTGCTAAG GAATATAATATTGACTTCAATGAGTGCAGTGTTGCCACAGGTGAACACATTGTTTCCAGCATTGAATCCCTAGCAAG GAAACTGACTGAGAACTACCACAAAAtagaggaagacgttgttttaCAACAACCGAAAAAGAGATGCTGCTGA
- the trub2 gene encoding pseudouridylate synthase TRUB2, mitochondrial, with protein MAIRAIRKFRWVEGLFCVYKPPGVHWKLVRDRIETCILEGVNGTPSLAPRVGLLGPGGGRTDLTLTAGSLPPGVRLLGPGRGPTELTLSASSLAAHPLVRGPEFRRIKVGVGHRLDASSSGVLVIGVGRGNKPLNDLYQMCCTRDYTLEGEFGFATDNFSRTGRIVERSTYDHVTQDKLEKVLAMLQQANQKALLIHSNVDMRSQEAYEMAVTGELGPQGKSPPILTGLRVTGFQPPFFTLELQCLNETQRYLRKVVHEIGLELRSTASCTAVRRTRDGPFTVDQALTRGQWTAAQVALTIQHYNNSKRQSRPLPAPAAL; from the exons ATGGCAATTCGAGCTATACGGAAGTTTCGTTGGGTAGAGGGGTTGTTCTGTGTGTACAAACCCCCCGGCGTCCATTGGAAGCTCGTCCGAGACAGGATAGAGACTTGTATTCTTGAAG GTGTAAATGGCACCCCTTCCTTGGCCCCCAGGGTCGGGCTGTTGGGACCAGGCGGAGGTCGCACTGACCTGACGCTCACTGCGGGCTCCCTACCCCCTGGGGTCAGGCTGTTGGGACCAGGCAGAGGTCCCACTGAACTGACGCTCTCTGCAAGCTCCCTGGCCGCTCATCCTCTGG TCCGTGGACCTGAGTTCAGACGGATCAAAGTGGGAGTCGGACATCGTCTGGACGCTTCATCCTCCGGAGTGCTGG TTATTGGAGTTGGACGTGGAAACAAACCACTGAATGATCTTTACCAAATGTGCTGTACAAGG GATTATACTCTGGAGGGTGAATTTGGATTTGCAACGGATAATTTCTCTCGCACGGGCAGGATTGTTGAAAGATCCACATATG ATCACGTCACACAGGACAAGCTGGAGAAAGTCCTGGCCATGTTGCAGCAGGCCAATCAGAAGGCCTTGCTCAT TCACTCCAACGTGGACATGCGCTCACAGGAAGCCTATGAGATGGCTGTGACAGGGGAACTCGGTCCGCAGGGGAAGTCCCCCCCCATCCTAACCGGCCTCCGGGTCACAGGCTTCCAGCCTCCCTTCTTCACTTTGG AGCTGCAGTGTCTGAATGAAACCCAGCGGTATCTACGTAAGGTGGTGCACGAGATCGGTCTGGAGCTGCGCAGCACAGCTTCCTGCACGGCGGTGCGGAGAACACGAGACGGACCCTTCACGGTTGACCAGGCCCTGACCCGGGGTCAGTGGACCGCCGCCCAAGTGGCTCTGACCATCCAGCACTACAACAACTCCAAGAGACAAAGCAGGCCGCTGCCCGCCCCGGCAGCGCTGTGA